The following are encoded in a window of Pseudalgibacter alginicilyticus genomic DNA:
- a CDS encoding gliding motility-associated C-terminal domain-containing protein produces the protein MKTIVSFNYVFKIGLYFSLLIWTSFMAFAQCPNITQPSSPIDIASGLVFSDLDVIASASSDVIWYNSSTGGIVLNDNQLVYEGTFYAGDLSGTCGSRQPLIVDFAVPPSGSNLDKFFCSNDNPIFQDYITQILQPDIPVSGSVEIYSDFELTNIIQSTDAIPTGPADYYIIFKNSSGDQSQIEIGSVAVIASPTEPTPPTIQEFCSDQGPLTIGHLDPGTTATFRWYNNIDGFGNTLPPALTSGTALIDGNTYYVQLEGFCKSNPVPVTVTINSSFDAGSSANLGYCISEVATVPPFDLFDTLGGVKDTNGSWTGPLTTTNGYQGTVDVSTLTTEGIYTFTYTVPSNGSCPGDFSTVEITIFETLSSGSASLITNPAIYCEKDLPTSFDLFTLLDGSEDLGGQWTQGVIPVSSTFNLSVLVPGTTYDFTYTQNGLPNPCLEDFTTVQVIVLEDPKAGTASNLTFCENDLALNSPFDLFTALSGQDNNLGTWTDASNNIISNSIDITGFTEANSPYQFTYTISNGTCEDTETISFIIEPAPESGTPVAIFPEFCEGFAPTNYDLFDLLTDEDQSGTWYIGTDNTGSSTSNPVNLSALSVGTHNFTYDVDAIGSCDDSLVTVSITINPLPVTGTPLLTVFCENDLVANSPLDLYSRLTGEDAGGTWIDDDTSNALTGSSVDLTLLTTGFHNFTYSITDANGCSSSSTVTVQVEDAPESGTPVAIFSEFCEGSAPTNYDLFDLLTDEDQSGIWYIGTDNTGSSTSNPVNLSALSVGTHNFTYDVDAIGSCDDSLVTVSITINPLPVTGTPLPTVFCENDLVANSPLDLYSRLTGEDAGGTWIDDDTSNALTGSSVDLTLLTTGFHNFTYSITDANGCSSSSTVTVQVEDAPESGTAIAPLELCLSEITVGKTIDLFDLLTGEDQTGTWNDDDASGNLSENILTVDGLAAGTYNFTYDVNAIGFCDDVNITVSVIINDVIAPAALAIQEFCDNATVADLETITGTTIRWYDESTGGTALVDTTPLLDTETYYATQTDITTGCESANRSLVTVSIYQTPNTGTPNTIAIVACNDDNSIDLFAGLDGTEDIGGVWQDIDGTGALIDNIFDATVNGVGTYQFAYFIAGSAPCVNASTVITVTVEESLNAGVNINPTLDICSNNGTMDLFSLLGGADSGGIWSPALASTTGVFDPLLDAQGTYTYTLSNACGNVSNTVEVDVTQAPNAGTDNTVSICVIDGTTDLFPFLGSAQSGGTWFPALDSGTGEFNPLVDVAGEYTYTVTALAPCNPESTAKITVIVNNTVPPTVVNPSPEYCLVNNPTVENLNATISATGTVIWYADAALTMPLTITEALVDGEDYYATQTNSTGCESSIAVQINVTVNDTVTPTLDDASIEYCINDGPTINTLSQNIIEFVSADNNIIWYDAVKDGSVISSSSILTSMTYYAALIDAATGCESSVRLEVTPIITACGLVELPDGFSPNGDGINDTYDYDNLGVLFPKFEIEIYNRYGSLVYRGKDQTPRFDGKSNQGRTLGSGDLPVGMYYYILKYNDGVNKPKQGNLYLSR, from the coding sequence ATGAAAACAATAGTATCATTTAATTATGTTTTTAAAATCGGGCTTTATTTTTCGTTACTCATATGGACATCATTTATGGCTTTTGCCCAATGTCCTAATATTACACAACCGTCATCACCAATTGATATTGCTTCTGGTCTTGTGTTTTCTGATTTAGATGTCATTGCATCAGCTAGTAGTGATGTTATTTGGTATAATAGTTCTACAGGAGGTATTGTACTTAATGATAACCAATTGGTATACGAAGGCACATTTTATGCTGGCGATTTATCAGGTACTTGTGGTAGTAGGCAACCATTAATTGTAGATTTTGCAGTTCCTCCTTCAGGGTCAAATCTAGATAAGTTTTTTTGTAGTAATGATAATCCTATATTTCAAGATTATATTACTCAAATTTTACAACCAGATATTCCTGTAAGTGGTTCAGTAGAAATTTATTCAGATTTTGAATTAACAAATATTATTCAGTCTACAGATGCTATTCCTACAGGTCCTGCAGATTATTATATTATATTTAAAAATAGTTCAGGAGATCAAAGTCAAATTGAAATAGGGAGTGTTGCTGTTATAGCTAGTCCAACAGAACCAACTCCGCCAACTATTCAGGAGTTTTGTTCTGATCAAGGGCCTTTAACAATTGGTCATTTAGACCCTGGCACTACGGCTACTTTTCGTTGGTATAATAATATAGATGGATTTGGGAATACATTGCCTCCTGCACTAACATCAGGGACCGCTTTAATAGATGGTAATACATATTATGTTCAATTAGAAGGATTTTGTAAAAGTAATCCCGTACCAGTTACAGTAACGATAAATTCATCTTTTGATGCTGGCAGCTCAGCAAATTTAGGGTATTGTATAAGTGAAGTTGCAACTGTACCTCCTTTTGACTTATTTGATACATTAGGTGGTGTAAAAGACACTAACGGAAGTTGGACGGGGCCTTTGACAACAACAAATGGATATCAGGGTACAGTAGATGTTTCAACATTAACAACGGAAGGAATATATACTTTTACCTATACAGTGCCAAGTAATGGTTCATGTCCTGGAGATTTTTCTACTGTAGAGATTACTATTTTTGAAACACTAAGTTCAGGGAGTGCTTCTTTAATAACTAATCCAGCAATTTATTGTGAAAAAGATTTACCTACATCATTTGACTTGTTTACCTTATTAGATGGCAGTGAAGATTTAGGAGGACAATGGACACAAGGAGTGATTCCAGTGTCGTCAACTTTCAATTTATCAGTTTTAGTACCTGGTACAACTTATGATTTTACATATACCCAAAATGGGTTGCCAAATCCATGTTTAGAAGATTTTACAACGGTACAAGTTATAGTTTTAGAAGATCCCAAAGCAGGAACAGCAAGTAATCTAACATTTTGTGAAAATGACTTAGCTTTAAATTCACCTTTTGATTTATTCACTGCTTTAAGTGGTCAAGATAATAATTTGGGTACTTGGACAGATGCAAGTAATAACATAATATCAAATTCTATTGATATTACAGGTTTTACAGAAGCTAATAGTCCGTATCAATTTACTTATACCATTTCCAACGGCACCTGTGAGGACACGGAAACAATTTCTTTTATTATTGAACCAGCACCAGAATCAGGAACACCAGTTGCAATCTTTCCAGAATTTTGTGAAGGTTTTGCACCAACTAATTACGATTTGTTTGATTTATTAACAGATGAAGATCAATCAGGAACATGGTATATAGGTACAGATAATACAGGCTCATCAACTTCCAATCCAGTCAATTTATCAGCTTTATCAGTAGGAACTCATAATTTTACTTATGATGTAGATGCTATTGGTTCTTGTGATGATTCTTTAGTTACCGTTTCAATAACGATAAACCCACTACCAGTAACAGGAACACCATTACTAACAGTTTTTTGTGAAAATGATTTAGTAGCAAATTCACCATTAGATTTATATAGTAGATTAACCGGAGAAGATGCTGGAGGTACTTGGATAGATGATGATACATCAAATGCCTTAACAGGAAGCAGTGTCGATTTAACCTTATTGACTACAGGATTCCATAATTTCACATATAGCATTACCGATGCTAATGGATGCTCAAGTAGTTCAACCGTAACAGTTCAAGTTGAAGATGCACCAGAATCAGGAACACCAGTTGCAATCTTTTCAGAATTTTGTGAAGGTTCTGCACCAACTAATTACGATTTGTTTGATTTATTAACAGATGAAGATCAATCAGGAATATGGTATATAGGTACAGATAATACAGGCTCATCAACTTCCAATCCAGTCAATTTATCAGCTTTATCAGTAGGAACTCATAATTTTACTTATGATGTAGATGCTATTGGTTCTTGTGATGATTCTTTAGTTACCGTTTCAATAACGATAAATCCACTACCAGTAACAGGAACACCATTACCAACAGTTTTTTGTGAAAATGATTTAGTAGCAAATTCACCATTAGATTTATATAGTAGATTAACCGGAGAAGATGCTGGAGGTACTTGGATAGATGATGATACATCAAATGCCTTAACAGGAAGCAGTGTCGATTTAACCTTATTGACTACAGGATTCCATAATTTCACATATAGCATTACCGACGCTAATGGATGCTCAAGTAGTTCAACCGTAACAGTTCAAGTTGAAGATGCACCAGAATCAGGAACAGCAATTGCACCATTAGAGTTGTGTCTTTCTGAAATTACGGTAGGAAAAACAATTGATTTATTTGATTTATTAACAGGTGAAGACCAAACAGGAACTTGGAATGATGACGATGCTTCAGGAAATTTATCAGAAAATATTCTTACTGTAGATGGATTAGCAGCTGGGACTTATAATTTCACATATGATGTAAATGCTATTGGTTTTTGCGATGATGTAAATATAACTGTGAGTGTCATTATTAATGATGTAATTGCCCCAGCAGCTTTAGCAATTCAAGAATTTTGTGATAATGCTACAGTTGCCGATTTAGAGACAATTACAGGAACAACTATTAGATGGTATGATGAATCTACGGGAGGAACTGCTTTAGTCGATACAACACCTTTGCTAGATACTGAAACATATTATGCTACTCAAACAGATATAACAACAGGTTGTGAATCTGCTAACAGAAGCTTAGTCACTGTAAGTATTTACCAAACACCAAATACAGGAACACCAAATACAATAGCAATTGTAGCATGTAATGATGATAATAGTATTGACCTTTTTGCTGGTTTGGATGGTACTGAAGATATTGGTGGTGTATGGCAAGATATTGACGGTACAGGAGCTTTAATAGATAATATTTTTGATGCCACAGTGAATGGTGTAGGAACCTATCAGTTTGCATATTTTATAGCAGGTTCAGCACCTTGTGTTAATGCTAGCACAGTTATAACAGTTACTGTTGAGGAGTCTTTAAATGCTGGAGTAAACATAAATCCTACTTTAGATATTTGTAGCAACAACGGAACAATGGATTTGTTTTCGCTTTTAGGTGGGGCAGATTCAGGAGGTATATGGTCACCAGCTTTGGCAAGTACAACAGGTGTTTTTGACCCTTTGCTTGATGCTCAAGGCACTTACACCTATACTTTATCTAATGCTTGTGGAAATGTAAGCAACACTGTAGAAGTTGATGTAACCCAAGCACCAAATGCAGGAACAGATAATACAGTTTCTATTTGTGTGATTGATGGTACAACAGATTTATTTCCCTTTTTAGGTTCGGCACAATCAGGTGGAACCTGGTTTCCTGCTTTAGATAGTGGAACTGGTGAATTTAATCCTTTGGTTGACGTTGCGGGAGAATATACGTATACAGTAACAGCATTAGCACCTTGTAATCCAGAGTCAACAGCAAAAATAACTGTAATAGTTAATAATACGGTTCCACCAACGGTAGTAAATCCAAGTCCAGAATATTGTTTGGTAAACAATCCAACAGTAGAAAATTTGAATGCTACTATTAGCGCAACAGGTACTGTTATTTGGTATGCAGATGCGGCATTAACAATGCCACTAACTATTACAGAAGCACTTGTTGATGGGGAAGATTATTACGCAACACAAACAAATAGTACGGGGTGTGAATCTTCAATAGCAGTTCAAATAAATGTTACAGTTAACGATACTGTCACTCCAACTTTAGATGATGCTTCAATAGAATATTGTATTAATGATGGACCAACTATCAATACTTTATCACAGAATATAATCGAATTTGTTTCTGCTGATAATAATATTATTTGGTATGATGCTGTAAAGGATGGTTCAGTTATTTCAAGTAGTTCTATATTAACAAGCATGACATATTATGCGGCTTTGATTGATGCTGCTACTGGATGTGAAAGTAGTGTTCGATTAGAAGTAACACCAATCATTACAGCATGTGGTTTAGTGGAATTACCAGATGGTTTTTCGCCAAATGGAGATGGTATTAACGATACATATGATTATGATAATTTAGGTGTCCTATTTCCAAAATTTGAAATAGAGATTTACAATCGCTATGGAAGTTTAGTTTATAGGGGTAAAGATCAAACACCGCGTTTTGACGGCAAATCAAATCAAGGACGTACCCTTGGAAGTGGCGATTTACCTGTAGGTATGTATTATTATATTCTCAAATATAATGATGGTGTAAATAAACCGAAACAAGGAAACTTATACTTAAGCAGATAA
- a CDS encoding PorP/SprF family type IX secretion system membrane protein — protein MKNLNIYHKIAAIIGLILMFFQGNAQQDPQFTQYMYNMSVINPAYATADESVLNLGGLYRTQWVGIEGAPKTGTFFAHTPINEKMEVGLTFTNDNLGDVVQENNIYADFAYILPIGLSGKLSFGLKAGFTFFNANFDGFNLQSGNTSTDIAFNENISKTFPNLGIGAFYFTDKYYIGLSAPNMLTTKHLETENGIKSTGVQSIHYFLTGGYVFDINEDLKLKPAFMAKSVSSAPLALDVTINVLINQNLEAGLGYRIDDAFSGLIGFRITPELRIGYAYDLTTSNLSNYSSGSHEIFILFDVDLFGFRGGYDRSPRFF, from the coding sequence ATGAAAAATTTAAATATATATCATAAAATAGCTGCAATAATAGGTCTGATATTAATGTTCTTTCAAGGCAATGCACAGCAAGATCCACAATTCACTCAATACATGTACAATATGAGTGTTATAAATCCAGCGTATGCTACGGCAGACGAAAGTGTTTTAAACTTAGGGGGTTTGTATAGAACACAATGGGTGGGGATTGAAGGTGCTCCAAAAACAGGAACCTTTTTTGCACATACACCAATTAACGAGAAAATGGAAGTAGGGTTGACTTTTACAAATGACAATTTGGGAGATGTTGTTCAAGAGAACAATATCTATGCAGATTTTGCTTATATATTACCCATAGGATTATCAGGCAAATTGTCCTTTGGGCTTAAAGCAGGGTTTACGTTTTTTAATGCTAATTTTGACGGATTCAATTTACAATCTGGCAATACATCTACCGATATTGCATTCAATGAAAATATTAGCAAAACCTTTCCTAATTTAGGAATAGGAGCCTTTTATTTTACTGATAAATACTATATAGGATTATCAGCACCAAATATGTTAACAACAAAACATTTAGAAACTGAAAATGGCATTAAGTCAACAGGTGTTCAAAGTATTCATTACTTTTTAACGGGTGGTTATGTTTTTGATATCAATGAAGATTTAAAACTGAAACCAGCATTTATGGCAAAATCAGTGAGTAGCGCACCATTAGCGTTAGATGTTACCATAAATGTGCTAATTAATCAAAATTTGGAAGCCGGTTTAGGGTATCGTATAGACGATGCTTTTAGTGGTTTGATTGGTTTCAGAATTACTCCAGAACTAAGAATTGGCTATGCATATGATTTGACAACCTCTAATTTGAGTAATTATAGTTCTGGTTCGCACGAAATATTCATTTTGTTTGATGTGGATTTATTTGGATTTAGAGGGGGATATGACCGATCGCCAAGATTTTTCTAA
- a CDS encoding OmpA family protein → MKKHTYIFASLLLVSGIILAQKGSIKRAHKLFEMRAYSQAAEIYETKPHTKAVLQNLADSYYYNYNFENAIKNYKELFNKYEDSTNDDSINKEYYFNYGQALKGVGNYTLADKFLSVYYNSEVNTKAFVEKSNKTTPHLFDLKSIDTQDSNGDFGLTFYNENIFAFTSARNTDRPKYLWNESPYLDLYFGILNGSVLDSIKPFPDVINTASHESNAIFTKDGKTMYFNRTNTIDKKIEKNPTGHIKIYKAELVNGNWVNVKALPFTSNEYSTEHPALSKDEKILYFASDMPGTIGSFDIYKVNINEDGSYGEPENLGTTINTEKREQFPFISDYNVLYFSSIGHEGFGGLDIFRSNLVNGIFDKPVNLGISINSSLDDFAYTIKEEDNEGFLSSNKSGNDKIYSFKREENRLTKHQFEGLVLDKVSKKLLEGTLVTLYDESNKAIQDTLVGKEAKYSFLVEPNKKYTIKGTRKTYIPRKLEFSADIDGNVINSVDLSLESFADAEKNIRINDKGVMQVDLEKIYFEFDKENINEGAALILDGLVDLMNKYPSMVIEISAHTDARGFFTYNMELSERRAASTLEYLVEKGIDRKRLKSIGYGETKPLNKCVRDRTCLDAEYEVNRRCEFTILN, encoded by the coding sequence ATGAAAAAACATACATACATATTTGCAAGTCTTTTGTTAGTTAGCGGAATTATTTTAGCACAAAAAGGAAGTATAAAACGAGCCCATAAGCTTTTTGAAATGCGTGCTTATAGTCAAGCAGCAGAAATTTACGAAACAAAACCACATACTAAAGCCGTACTTCAAAATTTGGCTGACAGCTATTATTATAATTATAATTTTGAAAATGCTATAAAAAATTATAAAGAATTATTTAATAAATATGAGGATTCCACAAATGATGATTCTATAAATAAGGAGTATTATTTTAATTATGGTCAAGCTTTAAAAGGAGTTGGGAATTATACATTAGCAGATAAGTTTTTAAGTGTATATTATAACTCAGAAGTAAATACAAAAGCATTTGTTGAAAAGAGTAACAAAACCACACCGCATTTATTTGATTTAAAATCCATAGATACTCAAGATTCAAATGGCGATTTTGGGTTGACATTTTATAATGAAAATATTTTTGCGTTTACTTCTGCAAGAAATACGGATCGTCCAAAATATTTATGGAATGAGTCTCCTTATTTAGACTTGTATTTTGGTATTTTAAATGGTTCTGTGTTAGACAGTATAAAACCATTTCCAGATGTTATAAACACAGCGTCTCATGAGAGTAATGCTATTTTTACTAAAGATGGAAAAACCATGTATTTTAACAGGACAAATACAATTGATAAAAAAATAGAGAAAAACCCAACAGGCCATATTAAAATTTATAAAGCAGAATTGGTGAATGGTAATTGGGTGAATGTAAAGGCTTTGCCTTTTACTTCAAATGAATATAGTACAGAACATCCTGCTTTAAGCAAAGATGAGAAAATACTTTATTTTGCAAGCGACATGCCAGGAACCATAGGTAGTTTTGATATTTATAAAGTAAATATCAATGAAGATGGAAGTTACGGTGAACCAGAAAATTTAGGTACTACAATTAATACCGAAAAGAGAGAACAATTTCCTTTTATTAGCGATTACAATGTGTTATATTTTTCTTCTATTGGTCATGAAGGGTTTGGTGGTTTAGATATTTTTAGAAGTAATTTGGTAAATGGAATTTTTGATAAACCAGTTAACCTTGGCATATCAATCAATAGTAGTTTAGATGATTTCGCCTATACAATAAAGGAGGAAGATAATGAAGGTTTTCTATCTTCAAATAAATCAGGAAACGATAAGATATATAGTTTTAAAAGAGAGGAAAATAGACTTACAAAACATCAATTTGAAGGGCTTGTATTAGATAAAGTAAGTAAAAAATTGCTGGAAGGTACTTTAGTAACTTTATATGATGAGTCAAACAAAGCAATACAAGATACCTTAGTAGGTAAGGAAGCTAAATATAGTTTTTTAGTAGAACCCAATAAAAAATATACAATAAAAGGTACAAGAAAGACTTACATTCCTCGAAAACTTGAGTTTTCAGCAGATATTGATGGAAATGTAATAAATAGTGTTGATTTGTCATTAGAATCTTTTGCTGATGCAGAAAAAAATATTAGGATAAATGATAAGGGTGTTATGCAAGTAGACCTTGAAAAGATATATTTTGAATTTGATAAGGAAAATATCAATGAAGGTGCTGCATTAATTTTGGATGGACTCGTTGATTTAATGAATAAATACCCATCCATGGTAATTGAAATATCAGCACATACGGATGCTAGAGGTTTTTTTACATATAATATGGAACTTTCAGAGCGTCGGGCAGCATCTACTTTAGAATATTTAGTAGAAAAAGGGATTGATAGAAAAAGATTAAAAAGCATTGGCTATGGGGAAACTAAGCCGCTAAACAAATGTGTTAGAGATCGCACATGCTTAGATGCAGAGTATGAGGTTAATCGTCGATGTGAATTTACAATTTTGAATTAA
- the ruvB gene encoding Holliday junction branch migration DNA helicase RuvB, translating to MNENLDPTNDNFSPEEIDVEKKLRPLSFYDFTGQDQVLENLQIFVQAANLRNEALDHTLFHGPPGLGKTTLANILANELNVGIKVTSGPVLDKPGDLAGLLTNLDERDVLFIDEIHRLSPIVEEYLYSAMEDYKIDIMIESGPNARSVQINLNPFTLVGATTRSGLLTAPMRARFGIQSRLQYYKTDLLTTIVQRSADILKVPITMEAAIEIAGRSRGTPRIANALLRRVRDFAQIKGNGHIDIKIARFSLEALNVDAFGLDEMDNKILSTIIDKFKGGPVGITTIATAVSESTETVEEVYEPFLIQQGFIMRTPRGREVTELAYKHLGKIKGNIQGGLF from the coding sequence ATGAATGAAAACTTAGATCCAACAAACGATAATTTTTCTCCAGAAGAAATTGATGTAGAGAAAAAATTAAGACCCCTGTCATTTTATGATTTCACTGGTCAAGATCAAGTACTGGAGAATCTTCAAATTTTTGTTCAAGCTGCAAATTTGCGAAACGAAGCACTGGATCATACATTATTTCACGGTCCTCCAGGATTAGGAAAAACTACATTGGCTAATATTCTTGCAAACGAATTAAATGTTGGTATTAAAGTTACATCAGGACCTGTTCTAGATAAGCCAGGTGATTTAGCGGGCTTACTTACAAATCTTGATGAACGTGATGTGTTATTTATAGATGAAATACATCGGCTTAGTCCCATTGTAGAGGAGTATTTATATTCTGCCATGGAAGATTATAAGATTGATATCATGATTGAGTCTGGACCAAACGCACGTTCAGTACAGATCAATTTAAACCCGTTTACATTAGTTGGAGCCACTACACGTTCGGGATTGTTAACGGCACCCATGCGTGCCCGTTTTGGTATTCAAAGTAGATTACAATATTATAAAACGGATTTATTAACCACTATTGTTCAACGTAGTGCTGATATTTTAAAAGTGCCTATAACTATGGAAGCTGCTATTGAAATTGCAGGGCGAAGCCGAGGGACTCCAAGAATAGCTAATGCATTACTCCGCCGTGTTCGTGATTTTGCACAAATAAAAGGCAATGGCCACATAGATATAAAAATAGCAAGATTCAGTTTAGAAGCTTTGAATGTGGATGCGTTTGGTTTAGATGAAATGGACAATAAAATTCTTTCTACTATTATTGATAAATTTAAAGGTGGTCCCGTTGGTATTACTACTATTGCTACGGCAGTAAGTGAAAGTACTGAGACGGTTGAAGAAGTTTATGAGCCTTTTTTAATTCAACAAGGTTTTATTATGCGCACTCCTCGTGGGCGAGAAGTAACAGAGCTTGCCTATAAACATTTAGGTAAAATTAAAGGGAATATCCAAGGCGGATTATTTTAG
- the queG gene encoding tRNA epoxyqueuosine(34) reductase QueG, whose translation MDNKSNRTKLIKKEAKRLGFLSCGISKAAFLEEEAPRLEKWLNHSMNGKMQYMENHFDKRLDPTKLVEGSKSVISLLLNYFPSEVQKFDSFKLSKYAYGTDYHFVIKDKLKSLLNFIQDEIGEVHGRAFVDSAPVLDKAWAAKSGLGWIGKHSNLLTQQVGSFYFIAELIIDLDLEYDSVTTDHCGTCTACIDACPTQAITEPYVVDGSKCISYLTIELKENIPSEFKGKMDDWMFGCDVCQDVCPWNRFSKIHNEPLFNPHPELLSITKKDWEEITEATFKKVFKKSAVKRTKFEGLKRNIKFLNS comes from the coding sequence ATGGACAATAAGTCAAATCGTACTAAACTCATAAAGAAAGAAGCTAAGCGGTTAGGTTTTTTATCTTGTGGTATTAGCAAAGCAGCTTTTTTAGAAGAGGAAGCTCCTCGACTCGAAAAATGGTTAAACCATAGCATGAACGGTAAAATGCAATATATGGAAAATCATTTTGATAAACGTTTAGACCCTACAAAATTGGTGGAAGGTTCCAAATCTGTCATTTCATTATTGTTAAATTATTTCCCTTCTGAAGTGCAAAAATTCGATAGTTTTAAACTGTCAAAATATGCCTACGGAACCGATTATCATTTTGTTATAAAAGATAAATTAAAATCGCTTTTAAATTTTATTCAAGATGAAATAGGTGAAGTTCATGGACGAGCATTTGTAGATTCTGCTCCAGTTTTAGATAAAGCTTGGGCAGCTAAAAGTGGCTTAGGTTGGATTGGAAAACATAGTAATTTGTTAACGCAACAAGTAGGATCGTTTTATTTTATTGCTGAACTTATTATTGATTTAGATTTGGAGTATGATTCTGTAACCACAGACCATTGTGGGACCTGTACGGCATGTATTGATGCTTGTCCTACACAAGCTATTACAGAGCCTTATGTGGTGGATGGAAGTAAATGTATTTCGTATTTAACCATTGAATTAAAAGAAAATATTCCATCGGAATTTAAAGGAAAAATGGACGATTGGATGTTTGGTTGTGATGTCTGTCAAGATGTATGTCCTTGGAACCGATTCTCCAAAATACATAACGAACCATTATTTAATCCACATCCAGAATTACTATCAATAACCAAAAAGGATTGGGAAGAGATAACAGAAGCTACTTTTAAAAAAGTGTTTAAAAAATCTGCGGTAAAAAGAACCAAGTTTGAAGGGCTAAAAAGAAATATAAAATTTCTGAATAGTTGA
- a CDS encoding sensor histidine kinase gives MVAPNEPENEYERLKNLESYNIIDTLPEVDYDNITAIAAQICDTPISLVTLIDDKRQWFKSHHGVDASETPKEYAFCAHAINTPNEVFIIQDARIDNRFHDNPLVQGDTQVVFYAGVPLVSKNGLSLGTLCVIDHKPNLLSPGQIKSLTALSNQVMNLLELRKNKLLLEQTLKNLEEKNEALERFAFIAAHDLKSPLFNISSLAELFLEDYGLKIDNEGQEILKAIISSSDSLNSLIDGLLSYSRSENILREEKLYIDVETLKNDASGFFVSDYNLKITLKSTIDSIFVNQTAINQILINLFTNAIKYNDKDIVEIQLGVSENDTHYEFYVQDNGLGIPVNFQDKIFNIFEKSGFDKFGNPGNGIGLATVKKIVEKSGGAITVGSELGKGSKFIFTLKK, from the coding sequence ATGGTCGCCCCAAATGAGCCAGAAAATGAATATGAAAGACTTAAGAATTTAGAGTCTTATAATATTATAGATACATTACCAGAAGTAGATTACGATAATATTACTGCAATTGCAGCTCAAATATGTGACACTCCAATTTCTCTTGTTACGCTTATTGATGATAAACGCCAATGGTTTAAATCTCACCATGGTGTAGATGCAAGCGAAACACCCAAAGAATATGCCTTTTGTGCACATGCAATTAATACGCCTAATGAGGTGTTTATCATACAAGATGCTAGAATAGATAATCGCTTTCATGATAATCCATTGGTACAAGGCGATACTCAAGTCGTTTTTTATGCAGGTGTTCCTTTGGTTAGTAAAAACGGACTTTCTTTAGGCACCTTATGTGTTATTGATCATAAGCCCAATTTACTTAGTCCGGGGCAAATAAAATCCTTGACAGCGCTTTCAAATCAAGTAATGAATTTATTAGAACTTAGGAAAAATAAATTATTATTAGAACAAACTTTAAAAAATTTAGAAGAAAAAAATGAAGCATTAGAGCGTTTTGCTTTTATTGCTGCTCATGATCTTAAATCCCCTTTGTTCAATATTTCAAGTTTAGCAGAATTATTTTTAGAAGATTATGGTTTGAAAATTGATAATGAAGGGCAAGAAATTTTAAAGGCAATTATAAGTTCATCTGATAGTTTGAATAGTTTAATAGACGGTTTACTAAGTTATAGTAGAAGTGAAAATATTTTGAGAGAAGAGAAATTGTATATAGACGTGGAAACTTTAAAAAATGATGCTTCTGGTTTTTTTGTTTCTGATTATAATTTAAAAATAACTTTAAAATCAACCATAGATTCTATTTTTGTTAATCAAACTGCCATCAATCAAATTTTAATTAATTTGTTTACTAATGCTATTAAATATAATGATAAAGATATTGTGGAAATACAGTTAGGAGTTTCAGAAAATGATACTCATTATGAGTTTTACGTTCAGGACAATGGTTTAGGTATTCCAGTGAATTTTCAAGATAAAATATTTAATATTTTTGAAAAATCAGGTTTTGATAAATTTGGAAATCCAGGGAATGGTATAGGTTTAGCAACTGTAAAGAAAATAGTTGAAAAGTCAGGTGGAGCAATAACGGTGGGGTCTGAGTTAGGTAAAGGATCTAAATTTATTTTTACACTTAAAAAATAA